One window from the genome of Carnobacteriaceae bacterium zg-84 encodes:
- a CDS encoding PTS glucose transporter subunit IIA: MNYKKVAEDVLKHIGGKENISHFEHCSTRLRFTLVNNDKVNISALESIDGVVGVRQNIQTQIIIGNEVNEVYEEVRKLVGEVSASTTPISNKKVPWTSVFLDFLVGVFQPLVPAIAGGGVLKSILLLLNLCGILPKDSTAFVVFNQIGDAPLYFLPLLVAVSTAKKLKVNELVAASAVGVLLLPAVTKLLTEGLVLFGLSVQNIAYAYQVFPAILTVLLYAVLEKQLTKYTPKPIRIFFVPMMSLAITVPITLFILGPLGFNFGQLFSTVILFLFRHLGWVATALLASVLPFMVATGMHKAMLPYAIATMGELHKEILYLPASLAHNISESGASFAVALKTKDEKLRATAMSSGISALFGITEPALYGVTLQHKAVLYSVVLSSLISGAFIGIVAVEAFALVGPGLASMTMFTNPANPMNLVWAFVGFALAFVIAFVATFIQYKEQEKDTTIRYISPVEGNIVPLEQVNDDVFSSKLVGEGIAIEPTSDGVLVSPFTGTVEVVYETGHAVMLKDTLGAEVLFHIGIDTVKLNGMYFTKHVENGAIVNKGDVLVTFDVEKIKQEGYDPTVMMIVTNHQHYNIHLSAQTHTTTKDILLTIDKKGE; this comes from the coding sequence ATGAACTATAAAAAAGTAGCAGAAGATGTGTTAAAACACATTGGAGGAAAGGAAAATATTTCTCATTTTGAGCATTGCTCAACACGTTTACGTTTTACATTGGTTAACAATGATAAAGTGAATATAAGTGCTTTAGAAAGTATTGATGGTGTTGTAGGCGTAAGACAAAATATACAAACACAAATCATTATCGGAAATGAAGTTAATGAAGTTTATGAAGAAGTAAGAAAATTAGTTGGAGAGGTATCTGCTTCAACAACACCAATATCAAATAAAAAAGTACCGTGGACAAGTGTCTTTTTAGATTTCTTAGTAGGTGTGTTCCAACCATTAGTACCCGCAATTGCCGGTGGGGGTGTGTTGAAATCAATTTTATTATTATTAAATTTATGTGGTATTTTACCTAAAGATTCAACAGCATTTGTCGTATTCAATCAAATTGGTGATGCACCACTTTACTTTTTACCATTGCTTGTTGCTGTTTCAACAGCTAAAAAATTAAAAGTGAATGAATTAGTTGCAGCATCAGCAGTTGGTGTATTGTTATTACCTGCTGTGACAAAATTATTAACAGAGGGATTAGTATTATTTGGTTTATCTGTACAAAATATTGCATATGCGTATCAAGTATTTCCTGCTATTTTAACAGTTTTATTATATGCTGTATTAGAAAAACAGTTAACAAAATATACACCAAAACCAATTCGTATTTTCTTTGTACCAATGATGTCATTGGCGATTACAGTACCAATTACATTGTTTATTTTAGGACCGCTAGGATTTAATTTCGGTCAATTATTCTCAACTGTTATTTTATTCTTATTCCGTCATTTAGGGTGGGTAGCAACAGCTTTACTTGCATCTGTTTTACCATTTATGGTTGCTACAGGAATGCATAAAGCAATGTTACCTTATGCTATTGCAACAATGGGTGAGTTGCATAAAGAAATTTTGTACTTACCTGCATCATTAGCACATAATATTTCAGAATCAGGTGCATCTTTTGCAGTTGCTTTAAAAACAAAAGATGAAAAATTACGTGCAACGGCTATGTCATCAGGTATTTCAGCATTATTTGGGATTACAGAACCTGCATTATACGGGGTAACATTACAACATAAAGCTGTTTTGTATAGCGTTGTGTTAAGTTCATTGATTAGTGGAGCGTTTATTGGAATTGTTGCTGTGGAGGCTTTTGCATTAGTTGGGCCAGGTCTAGCATCTATGACGATGTTTACAAATCCTGCCAATCCAATGAATTTAGTGTGGGCATTTGTTGGTTTTGCATTGGCATTTGTCATTGCGTTTGTGGCAACATTCATTCAATATAAAGAACAAGAAAAAGACACAACTATTCGTTATATTAGTCCAGTTGAAGGGAATATTGTTCCATTAGAACAAGTTAATGATGATGTGTTTTCGTCTAAATTAGTTGGGGAAGGTATTGCCATTGAACCAACATCAGATGGTGTGCTTGTATCACCTTTTACAGGAACAGTTGAGGTGGTTTATGAAACTGGACATGCGGTGATGTTAAAAGATACATTAGGTGCAGAAGTATTATTTCATATTGGAATTGACACGGTAAAATTAAATGGTATGTATTTCACAAAACATGTGGAGAATGGTGCTATTGTAAATAAAGGTGATGTGTTAGTAACATTTGATGTTGAAAAAATTAAACAAGAAGGTTATGACCCAACTGTTATGATGATTGTAACAAATCACCAGCACTATAACATACATTTATCAGCACAAACACATACAACAACAAAAGATATATTACTCACGATTGATAAGAAAGGAGAATAA
- a CDS encoding ISL3 family transposase, giving the protein MNIQNKLNRFHYLPKVLCIDEFKSVTSHLGKMSFICVDGLTHRIIDVLPSRQLDHLITYFKQFSKKARHSVRYLVMDMNANYGKLIQKVFPNAVIVTDRFHIIQHIHRNLNTLRIKEMNTFKKEEKAYKHLKKYWKLLLKDAFDVNDTDYHYHQSFKTYLTHAQILDRLLDYSPVLKQAYEFVQELRYAYRQRDFESFMEVIHHIDPSLPEWFRKKFDIFKTYQNGIYQAFTTPYSNGITEAINNHIKVIKRIAYGYRRFSYFRLRILIIQHHSQWQKKNVKKVVNG; this is encoded by the coding sequence ATAAATATACAAAACAAGTTAAACCGTTTTCATTATCTACCTAAGGTACTATGTATCGACGAATTTAAGTCTGTGACATCTCATTTAGGGAAGATGAGTTTTATCTGTGTAGACGGATTGACGCACCGTATTATTGATGTGTTACCTAGTCGCCAATTAGACCATTTAATCACTTATTTTAAACAATTTTCTAAAAAAGCAAGACATAGCGTTCGCTATCTTGTTATGGATATGAATGCCAATTATGGCAAACTTATTCAGAAGGTTTTTCCTAATGCCGTTATTGTCACAGATAGATTTCATATCATACAACATATACATCGGAATTTAAATACACTACGTATAAAAGAAATGAACACCTTTAAAAAAGAAGAAAAGGCTTATAAACACTTAAAGAAATACTGGAAATTATTATTAAAAGATGCCTTTGATGTAAATGATACAGACTATCACTATCACCAATCCTTTAAAACATATCTGACACACGCACAAATCCTGGATAGATTATTAGACTATAGTCCTGTTTTAAAACAAGCATATGAGTTTGTACAAGAGTTGAGATATGCTTATAGACAGCGAGATTTTGAGTCATTTATGGAGGTTATTCATCATATTGACCCGTCATTACCAGAGTGGTTTAGAAAGAAATTTGATATTTTTAAAACCTATCAGAATGGTATTTATCAAGCTTTTACCACACCTTATTCAAACGGTATCACAGAAGCTATCAACAATCATATTAAAGTCATCAAACGGATTGCCTATGGCTACAGACGTTTTTCTTATTTTAGATTGCGTATTTTAATCATACAACACCATTCTCAGTGGCAGAAAAAGAATGTGAAAAAGGTAGTGAATGGTTAA
- a CDS encoding transposase, whose product MLVGIIHQHDFVYKSGQKKRNTCMIKSPQLNKEVFLMDYYTKKLLTLTDKSFIADEHWLEEKTINGIPHHFIKGTWTKPCHTCPHCHAKTLIKHGTYQTKTLLPKFRQIKTVLLLKRTRYRCKTCLKTCSSSCSLVDKHCCISKELKQLIALDLTKNISRKHICQDHFVSDVTVQRVLDKYTKQVKPFSLST is encoded by the coding sequence GTGTTGGTGGGAATAATCCACCAACACGATTTTGTATATAAAAGTGGACAAAAAAAGAGAAATACCTGTATGATTAAATCACCACAATTAAACAAGGAGGTATTTCTCATGGATTATTATACAAAAAAATTATTGACATTAACAGATAAATCTTTCATAGCTGATGAACATTGGTTAGAAGAAAAAACAATAAATGGTATTCCACACCACTTTATTAAAGGTACTTGGACAAAGCCTTGCCACACCTGTCCACATTGTCATGCTAAAACACTCATCAAACATGGGACATATCAAACGAAAACATTATTACCAAAGTTTAGACAAATCAAAACTGTTTTACTTCTTAAAAGAACCCGTTATCGCTGTAAAACGTGTCTAAAAACCTGTTCTTCTTCGTGTTCTTTAGTCGATAAACATTGTTGTATTTCTAAAGAATTAAAACAACTTATTGCACTTGATTTAACGAAAAATATTTCAAGAAAACATATCTGCCAAGACCACTTTGTATCTGATGTGACCGTACAACGTGTCTTAGATAAATATACAAAACAAGTTAAACCGTTTTCATTATCTACCTAA
- a CDS encoding DUF4298 domain-containing protein, whose amino-acid sequence MNDSIKRIEYMENVLDKQINDLQQLEKCLDVLDKDYSNYQELITYYYSDERNTDLILDDTNQLPKMLKRGVLSEDAIYNMMADRHELLIRMLETATKWLKND is encoded by the coding sequence ATGAACGACTCAATAAAACGTATTGAATATATGGAAAATGTATTAGATAAGCAAATCAATGATTTACAACAACTAGAAAAATGCTTAGATGTGTTGGATAAAGACTACTCAAACTATCAAGAATTGATCACTTATTACTATAGTGACGAACGAAATACTGATTTAATATTGGATGATACAAATCAATTACCAAAGATGTTAAAAAGAGGTGTTTTATCAGAAGATGCTATTTACAATATGATGGCAGATAGACATGAATTATTGATACGCATGCTAGAAACAGCAACCAAATGGTTGAAAAATGACTAA
- a CDS encoding GNAT family N-acetyltransferase — protein sequence MPIKDIVQPNIIPIDDVLRLRKFDGNFYFALEWYQDEETVWYVDGDRDLYSKELLEKMYMYWNSVSEVYFIEVYTNGTYQPIGDVSFHQEDMPIVIGNKSYRGKGIGKKVIQTLIERAKTLGYDKLYIEEIYDFNVASQALYMSLGFKKKEFVNKGWSYELILSS from the coding sequence ATGCCAATTAAAGATATCGTGCAGCCTAATATCATTCCAATTGATGACGTATTACGATTGAGAAAGTTTGACGGAAATTTTTATTTTGCACTTGAATGGTACCAAGACGAAGAAACAGTCTGGTATGTAGATGGTGATAGAGATCTATACTCTAAAGAATTACTTGAAAAAATGTATATGTACTGGAATAGTGTTAGTGAAGTCTATTTTATTGAAGTGTATACGAATGGAACGTATCAACCGATTGGGGATGTATCATTTCATCAAGAAGATATGCCTATTGTGATAGGCAATAAATCATATCGAGGAAAAGGTATTGGGAAAAAAGTTATTCAAACACTTATTGAAAGAGCCAAGACTTTAGGATATGACAAATTATATATCGAAGAAATCTATGATTTTAATGTTGCTTCTCAAGCACTTTATATGAGCTTAGGATTTAAAAAGAAAGAGTTTGTCAACAAAGGATGGTCTTATGAACTTATTTTATCATCATAA
- a CDS encoding pneumococcal-type histidine triad protein, with protein MKRKHIIIGTVGAVALTSVCAFALLQSQSNNVTKMEAPVSNKQTENTKDKTALYETIANQIKQNKPVPVVGRVFENGYLLKHGNHYHFVHGKVPENAIFEKMVEKQDYYVFDPKDIVEENELGYVVRHGDHFHFIPKGSVNNGTTIAHHDEHKVDHEHDDYVFSPSDVVGETETGYIVRHGDHFHFIPKGSVNNGTTIAHHDEHEAGHDHEHDDYVFSPSDVVGETETGYIVRHGDHFHFIPKGSVNNGTTIAHHDEHEAAHDHEHGVNDIVNKEHESDNTHEGHEHHDADNSMHDDNEHHSEENEHHQFAFDPKDIVSEDEEGYVVRHGDHFHYVYKKDLPSDFVKPHEEEETEEPKIEEPKTEEPKPEEPTNLPDDLEEKINYIIAAYGVPREAIKVHNGYFVFNEPTHEYDPSHIHPYAIPINKLKIPVMTDDKEADFENEWLSIAERMGVSPEQLEIKDGYFVISHGDHSHYVKIMSGGEKEYFKNKLPDIVGAFVRGDLDKDVVINKAQDLEKQAEDTYKDDPKQLRRIKTALRQFKEKVALGGNSTQGYLDMLTAFEKQYISLNEEEALSEEDQALAQKHSELVDKINRLNLSRFSITKENLLDKLYKISESKNLQRLNDLDIYINGFNDLRARPGITGLQFLDYLLAHVDDRELSYDTREFVSDAIYESYEASIMNRKSIFSIFHLIADAKDAIRLSHETPAETNNTITGPKYARLDEPFEWRVPSVREDAKRFVEDVRGLIGPTDPTPTPSNFKEKPVSDTPKEDMVVNSVEDDTTGNAVSEEPKSNEEVSTSEMPEVSSETEEKESSDAALETNNEETASDDSDVVRIVNPNSEEVEENSTEDHH; from the coding sequence ATGAAGAGAAAACATATTATTATCGGAACAGTAGGAGCGGTTGCGTTAACAAGTGTGTGTGCTTTTGCGTTGTTGCAATCACAATCAAATAATGTAACGAAAATGGAAGCACCCGTATCCAATAAGCAAACAGAAAATACAAAAGACAAAACAGCATTATATGAAACAATTGCAAATCAAATTAAACAAAACAAACCAGTACCCGTTGTGGGTAGAGTTTTTGAAAATGGTTATTTATTAAAGCACGGTAATCATTATCACTTTGTTCATGGTAAAGTACCTGAGAATGCTATTTTTGAAAAAATGGTTGAAAAACAAGATTATTATGTGTTTGATCCAAAGGATATTGTAGAAGAAAATGAATTAGGGTATGTCGTACGTCATGGAGATCATTTCCACTTTATTCCAAAAGGCAGTGTGAATAACGGCACAACAATAGCACATCATGATGAGCACAAAGTAGACCATGAGCATGATGATTATGTGTTTAGTCCAAGTGATGTTGTTGGTGAAACAGAAACCGGATATATTGTACGTCACGGAGATCATTTCCACTTTATTCCAAAAGGTAGTGTGAATAATGGTACAACAATAGCACATCATGATGAGCATGAAGCAGGCCATGACCATGAGCATGATGATTATGTGTTTAGTCCAAGTGATGTTGTTGGTGAAACAGAAACCGGATATATTGTACGCCATGGAGATCATTTCCACTTTATTCCAAAAGGCAGTGTGAATAACGGTACAACAATAGCACATCATGATGAGCATGAAGCAGCTCATGACCATGAACATGGTGTAAATGATATAGTGAATAAAGAGCATGAATCAGATAATACGCACGAAGGTCATGAACATCACGATGCAGATAATTCAATGCATGACGATAATGAACATCATAGTGAAGAAAATGAACATCATCAATTTGCATTTGATCCAAAAGATATTGTGAGTGAAGATGAAGAAGGATATGTTGTACGTCATGGAGATCATTTCCATTATGTTTACAAAAAAGATCTTCCGTCTGATTTTGTGAAACCTCATGAGGAAGAAGAAACAGAAGAACCAAAAATAGAAGAACCAAAAACAGAAGAGCCAAAACCAGAAGAACCCACGAATTTGCCAGATGATTTAGAAGAAAAAATAAACTATATTATAGCGGCGTATGGTGTTCCAAGAGAAGCAATCAAAGTCCATAATGGATACTTTGTATTTAATGAACCGACACATGAATATGATCCATCCCATATTCATCCGTATGCTATTCCTATTAACAAATTAAAAATACCTGTTATGACAGATGATAAAGAGGCAGATTTTGAAAATGAATGGTTATCTATTGCAGAACGAATGGGTGTTTCTCCGGAGCAATTAGAAATTAAAGATGGCTATTTTGTTATTTCACATGGTGATCATAGTCACTATGTGAAAATTATGTCGGGTGGAGAAAAAGAATACTTCAAAAATAAATTGCCAGATATTGTTGGAGCCTTTGTTCGTGGTGATTTAGATAAAGATGTTGTTATCAATAAAGCACAAGATCTTGAAAAACAAGCAGAGGATACTTATAAAGATGATCCTAAGCAATTAAGACGTATTAAAACAGCTTTACGTCAATTTAAAGAAAAAGTTGCTTTAGGTGGTAATTCAACGCAAGGTTATTTAGATATGTTAACAGCTTTTGAAAAACAATATATTTCGTTAAATGAAGAAGAAGCGTTGTCCGAAGAAGATCAAGCATTGGCGCAAAAACATAGTGAGCTTGTTGATAAAATTAATCGATTGAATTTATCAAGATTTTCAATAACAAAAGAAAATTTGCTAGATAAACTTTATAAAATTAGTGAATCAAAAAATCTTCAACGATTAAATGATTTGGATATATATATCAATGGATTTAATGATTTGAGAGCAAGACCTGGTATTACTGGGTTACAATTTTTAGATTATTTATTAGCTCATGTGGACGATAGAGAATTGTCTTATGATACAAGAGAATTTGTGTCAGATGCGATTTATGAATCTTATGAAGCAAGTATTATGAATCGCAAATCTATTTTCTCTATTTTCCATTTGATTGCAGACGCTAAAGATGCAATCCGTTTGTCTCATGAAACACCAGCAGAAACAAATAATACAATAACGGGTCCAAAATATGCAAGATTAGACGAACCATTTGAGTGGAGAGTGCCGTCTGTTCGAGAAGATGCGAAACGTTTTGTAGAAGATGTTAGAGGGTTGATTGGACCAACTGATCCAACACCAACACCGTCAAACTTCAAAGAAAAACCTGTTTCTGATACACCAAAGGAAGATATGGTAGTGAATAGTGTAGAAGATGATACTACAGGCAATGCGGTAAGTGAAGAACCAAAATCTAATGAAGAAGTATCGACGTCTGAAATGCCAGAAGTGTCTTCAGAAACAGAAGAAAAAGAATCAAGTGATGCTGCATTGGAAACGAACAATGAAGAAACAGCATCTGATGATAGTGATGTGGTGCGTATTGTCAATCCGAATTCAGAAGAAGTAGAGGAAAATTCGACTGAAGATCATCACTAA